Genomic window (Plodia interpunctella isolate USDA-ARS_2022_Savannah chromosome 25, ilPloInte3.2, whole genome shotgun sequence):
ATAATACTTTTAGTATTAAGTACACGTattgtactttaaaaaactgtattttgtgcaataaagtttaaataaatagataagcCTACAGTGACAGATTAAattgaatagattttttaaaattaaaaatttgactGCGTTTGTCTACAAATCTAACCtgattaaattaagtaaagaTGCTAGAACTAGGGTGTTACGCGCAAgttcaaaatatgtttattcacTCTTACCTTCGCTCTTGCCGAGTTTAACCACTTGGGGatggaattttcaaaaatcttttcGTACCGGACGTCTCTTAGTCACAATCTACCTTCCTGCCAAATTTTGTCTTAATTGGCCTAGTACTTTTCGAGATATTTTTGCGTTTATGTGCTGATGTTCACTAATCTGCCGTCGTGTGAAGTTGTGACACCCAGATCCGGGACTCTCTCGTATAGCATCAATTTACTTTGTGATTAGCAGCTAACATGCAATTAAGCACTAAGTCTTGGAATGTGTTGGATGGATACAAAGTTTAGATTAAATTCTTGTGCGGCTTAGTCCAACATTGATCAgtttgtgaataaattaatttcaacacAAAATCTCCCGAAATAGGGGCAAATTCCCAGCGCTCCAAAATTTCGGTACCATCGGAAACACGTCGacgtaattataatgttttataagtGGCTCCACAGAAAAgatgatatatgtatatgggCGAAGTAATATATTGCTCCACACGTGGTAACCAGTTTGACCTCGGATAATTAGTTAATGAATCGAttaatttagatgaaatttatcaatcatcaaaatcggcccagtagtttagCCATGAAAGTGTGATAGACAGAAAAATAGGCTTTTATAGCCGTGggatttggtacacgggtagttAGTTTTTACGGAACCGACGGATGGTTCATATCCCATCCTTCTTACCAAAAAGccttttattatcttattctCATGCTAACacacattaattattacaaattctatTGTTTTCTAACAAAATACTTTACGTTTAATTGCAAATCCTGATTAATAGCCTCTTAAAGCAACAGCTTGCTAATTAACAGTGCGCTGTGAATCTTTAATGAACATCAAGGGACATGTTGCAGTTAAGTTATATGGTGATTAAGTGGAATATACTGCATCTTCCTGCAACTTTGGAAGTAAGTCTGTCATTTGTTTATGTTCACTTTTGGATTCTAGTCAGAAAATACATATCTACTTATCtatacagataataaaatcgaaaaaaCTAAGTGGGCTGTAACTGtatataggagatattaaagtaaaacaaTTATGGGATGGTATGTATAGTCAACATTAATTTACCCTGCATTAacttctatggcgcggtaataacggcgagtttgcaatgaattttggtagGTTGATATTGACTGTACTTATAAaagccaaaacaatatttttaaaaaatttgtttatgtttgttcTTGATATAAAACGCGATATAACTTGACATAaacaccaaataaaataaagaatcaagcagaccagttcccccgggcACTAcacgttcacgagttgacgtcAGCAATGGCGAAGCTCAACcaaatagagggaacctcaagGTCCTACGAGTATAACATTACCTAACTAACAAATGCGCGCAAACACTTGTATCGAACTCAACCATTTCTTAAGTCAATATTGTCTGAAGTAAGGATTATTTATTGTGCAAATTCTTGTGTTGAATATTAATACAGTTtgttcaaattgtttattttgtctgTTTACTAATTGGTCTGACCTGATGTTCTTATTAACCGACTTCGAGTAAAGAGGGTCTTGAATTATgcataaagtatataatatgcaaaaaaaaagtacatagtTTAGTACAAAGTATGGAGACGGAACGGAAATGTGTAAACAGAGTACAAAGCTTTTAAAACGCACTGGAATAAGTTTAAATGTCTAATCATTCATtgagaacaaaaaattatatatataaaaaactaaatctcCGTATCAGTGTCGACTGAAAAGGGTTTTTCGTAAttttctgccgcgtctgtcacggattttcatgcggttttcaccaatacgtAGTGTTATTTATAAGGAAGGTAAAACAGGTAAGGTAAGAACAGGTAACAGGTAAGGTAAGAaagtatataatgtttttatgcgagtgaagccgggacgggccgccagtaagttaataaagaatattacatacatacaagacATGCAAAACACATAATCCTTTCTTGGCAGTTATGTAAAAATCGAGAATTCTATGTGAAGGTCGTTCTACAGCAGAATATTATCTTCGGTATATTATGTGAGTTGTATATTAGTAACGGCCGATAACATAGGTAGTACTACTGGTTTTATAGTTAGACACGGTCCATTATGAAATTGACGTTTTACGTCGGAACTAATTTCTCGGTTTTTTAAGCTATAAaatgcatggaattagtaggtactctgtacaaagtacttattaaatccatgataaAATGTCGGAGCCTAGGCTCCGattttctgtttttcttttccactGTCGAGAAGCGACATCAAGCCAGTATTTTtggataatttaattatttatcgatAATTTGCTTGTCAATTTATGGCAGCATGGATATGAAAGTATGAATGACAACCTCTAACCTAACACACAAAATGATTGCTGCGCTGCGTCGCGCCGCATAATCACTTTTGTCGGTCACCTAGAACGCTCCGGGTAAAGCAGactgttgaaaatatttcgcCAAATAGAAAATTGCATATATCGTATTCAACAATACTTTAACCGgtatttttcataaaccaATCATGAAGAGTGAAGGAAAAGCGAAAATACTGGAAGCCTGCAATAAATTATCTCACAACCAATATCCTGAGTGTTGATGTAGAGAGAATGGAAATGGCAAGAAACTATTACAAAGAAGCCTCTAATCTatactatctatactattattataaagaggtaagcgtttgtgagtttgtatgtttgaggcaggtaatctacgaaactaccgaaccgatttcaaaaattctttcacaattGAAAAGGGACATtgtccaagattgttataggctatattttatctcaaaattcttacGGGATGATGGGAAAATGCTCCCaggggagcaaagccccgggcatcatatagttatttatccGTCTTTCATATGATTTTGTGGCACGATGCCTATTATCGCACTTGTTTCTCTTCAATCATCAGTCGATAGTACCATGCCAACTTTTTGGAaacttcaaatataatattgcacTGTGCCTATATTTGCTTAGTGTacaagtaatattattgttgcgTGCGcgcataacttattattgtcgatatctcgggttctaaataataaatatatcgcgattttaagttagaccaacCGATATACAACTGAGAAAGTCTATACTCTATATCTCTATATAAGAGTATATCTATACtctataggtacatacaaacaaaactgTAAGTTCGCGTTAATGTTTGTTCGagcaaaacataaaaaatactggacagaatttgatgcggttttctcAGTTGTATATCGGTTACTGATATGCATCTACCTATCTAGGTAGATGCATATATGCAGTAAACCAAATTGCTTGAAATTTACTTAGTAGGTATGCCAGTTAGTCTATCTGGCACTTGTACAAACAATGAACATATAAATTTCcgctttgttttataagtttttttttattcagtttcacCTGTCCTGATGTttatcttgcaagttaaaccGCTTGTCCTaaaaagttgattttttttctatatcgCCGGTTTTCATAAGATTGATGATGTGTCTAGTATCGACTCCCAAAGAGGGAACTCaacggacatgatttttttgtcaccgcatgcaacaagatctatctgacaacaataatGCATGTGGCAAAAATGATTTTCTTCAACATGTTCTAGAAGTTTGAAGTCACATCCAGTGTTACAAAACTGTATACACATTGAGAACCGTATTAATATGCAAGGCGTTGGCTAGATGAATATCTCCAGTAAAATATAGCGGACtgttatactatacatatgcACCCTTTAGTGCTTACATCACTCACAGACTGCTGCATCAGCAGATTCGGTTGCGACGTTAGTCGCTAGTCCATTCCTTTCAGTCAGTCGAAATCGAGCTCCTTTCCATGCTAGACGGTTGcctcaaatcaattaattcttttttttaaaaacctatttcCTCAACACCGTATAACATTTGGTGGCAACGGTAAAGggatttagaaaaataaaatccccGGTTCgcctctttcacgtaaaattcaAGTATATAAATTCACGCGTGTATGTGTTTGTGTTCAACTTCGAGTTCTGCTTCGGCCCTCATAGTCGTCGTCTTCAAGAAAGCAGTCCACCTGGGGCCCATTGTTGGGCATCGCCGATATTCAACGTGCTCCAACCGGCCTCAAACCACCTGCCAGGTTACCCACTGTCACGCGATATTGACGCTGTGACCGGTATACCATTGAAGCGACAACTAGTGATTCATTATCACATACACGGTATCCTCATCACTGTATCCAGATCTAAGCGCACCTCCTATCGACATCGAGATTTCACCGTATCGACGACGTCACGCCGTGCCTGTATTTTGTTGTGTCTACGCGACCAGCGACATGCTCGCCCTTATCACGTTTCCTGCATTCCTGTGAGTGACCTTTTATTCATACTTATTCTATTGGTCATTGCTACTCTGTactcgtgttttttttttaacaaacgaATTCTTGtcataattgtataattttattattattattattcttttatattcacattttGTTACTCATTTAAAATGGCCGAAGGTCGTTCAACCAGCCCGAAACCCGAAATCTCTGTCACAGACACAGAGGAAGATACCCAGGGCCAATTACATCCAGGCCCCTCCACTAGATCTAGTAAAAAGAAAGCGGCTGTAATTCCCAAATCCGAAATTGAATTATCCACTTTGCTTAAATTTATAAAGCCATTTGATGGTTGTAGAGAAaagttaaattcatttttagtaaattgtaataatgctTATGAAATAGCCTCGGACACACAAAAAGATATTCtctttaaatacatactcTGTCAGTTACAAGGCAAAGCAGAGACCGCCTGTTCCATTAAAGAATTTACTAATTGGCATCAGCTTAAAGAGTTCCTCAAAACGCAGTTCAGCGAGAGGAAACATTACGCTCATCTCCTCACCGAATTACAGGAATGCAAACAACAAGTCACTGAAACTGTCAGTCAGTATGCTTTAAGAATAGAGACTTGCTTATCTCATTTACTTACCGAAATTTCCATCTCACACGGCCATAAAAGTAGAGAAATGATTGGACGTAGTGCCGCGATGGAGGAATTAGCCCTCCATCATTTCCAAATGGGGCTAACGCCTCGAATATCTAATTTTGTTAGGAGTAAATCCGTTAAAACTTTAAACGAAGCAATTAATATTGCAATTTCTGAAGAAAGAATCCAACAATCTTTATCTAAACACTCAGCCCCGTCTAGCAATCAACAATCTCGTCAGTTTATACGTCGTAACCAAAATCCATCTTCATTCAAAAACAATCCTATTACTCCTCgtcctaataataataattccatCCTTGTCTGCCGATATTGCAAAAATCCAGGTCATACTATAGAACAATGCCGAAAAAgggaatttaataataatcgcTTCAAAAATCCTGATCAAAACTATACAAGGCAACCCCGTGTTCATTTCATCTCCGATGAAACTTCGGAAACTAACGATGATTTTCTTACCAATCCTGAGGGCGGTTATGACACCGTAGACTCTAATCAAAAAAACGAGTAGACATCTCGTCCCAGTGTCGTGCgggattatataattttaaaaccggcactatcaattataattcatctactaaatcctctgtatccactgtatctatgcagcaacccaaggttgatctgcccaaatctactaaatcctctgtatccactgtatctatgcagcaacccaaggttgatctgcttaaatctactaaatcctctgtatccactgtatctatgcagcaacccaaggttgatctgcttaaatctactaaatcctctgtatccactgtatccaTGCAACAACCCAAGGTTGATCTGCCTAAATCTACtagatcctctgtatccactgtatccaTGCAACAACTCAAGGTTGATTTGCCCAAGCCTACtagatcctctgtatccactgtatccaTGCAACAACCCAAGGTTGATATGCttaaatctactaaatcctctgtatccactgtattCATGCAACAACTCAAGGTTGATTTGACCAAGCCTACtagatcctctgtatccactgtatccaTGCAACAACCCAAGGTTGATCTGCCTAAATCTACtagatcctctgtatccactgtatccaTGCAACAACTCAAGGTTGATTTGCCCAAGCCTACtagatcctctgtatccaccGCATCCATGCAACAATCCAAAGTTGACTTATccaaatctactaaatcctctgAATCCGCTGCATCCGTACAACTTAAAACTACTAGTTCTCTAGATCCTTCAAAACccaaagtttataatatttcaaatattccatCTAAAACCTTATTACCTCATGTTCTAATAAAGTCCTCTGTCTCTGATATCCCATTATCTCTGCTAGTAGACTCAGGATCATCTGTAAGTCTATTGAAACATTCTTGCATTATGAAACATCCCAAACTCACAAAAGACATAATTCAGTTAAAGGGTATAGACCCAACTGATAACCCTGTCTGCACTCAAGGTCACTTTTTGCTAAAACTGCAACTTCCTAAATTCGACATATCCCATAAATTCCATGTAACTGATATACCTGACTTACCCTACGATGGAATAATGGGCTCAGATTTCCTTAATGCACACAattgtaacataaattataataacaatatcctTTACATTAGAAACACATCCATTAGACTACACTTTCATGAGCCTGCCTATATAATACCTCCTAGAACGGAAACTATTATCGAATGCTCTGTATCAAATCCTGAGGTAAAAGAAGGATTAGTCCTCGATCAGAAACTTTCTGAAACTTTACTAGTAGCTAATTGTATAGTccatgtaaaagaaaataatagaataaatatatccatTGCTAATACATCCGAAGAACCCGTAACTGTCGAATCCAACCTAAACTTAAAACTCGATCCCTTTAATCCCAAAGTCCTGTCAGGACATTCAAATGAATGCATAAATCGTATAAATCTTACTACTAATAGTTTCAAAAGAACACAAGAAGTGTTAAAACAAGTCCGCACTTTTCATcttaataaagaagaaaaggaCAATCTTCTACAATTATGTTCCGACTTTTCTGATATATTTCATCTCCCAGGAGAGATCCTAACTCATACCAACGCTCTCAAGCACGAAATCAAAACAACTACCGACAATCCCATACACACAAAATCCTACAGATTCCCCGAAGTCCATAAAGCCGTAACTTCTTTTCCAATTCCAAATAATCCCAAGGACGTGAAATCGTTTCTTGGCCTAGTTTCCTACTATCGTCGTTTCATCCCCGATTTCTCTAAAAAGGCAAAAGCTCTTACTAATCTTTTAAAGAAGGATGTACCCTTTAAGTGGGAAAATCAGCAACAACTTGCTTTTGACACACTCAAGGAAGAACTTACCTCTGCACCTCTCCTGATATACCCAGATTTTACCAAACCTTTTATTCTTACCTGTGACGCATCTAATCATGCCGTCGGCGCTGTACTCTCTCAAGGACCTGTGGGAAAGGACCAACCTATAGCTTTTGCCTCACGCACACTCAATAAGAGTGAATCCAACTACAGCACAACCGAAAAAGAGCTGTTAGCCATAATATATGGATGTAAGACATTCCGCCCTTATATATATgggtataaatttatcatcgtCACAGACCACAGACCCTTGAAATGGCTATTTAATCATAAAGATCCAAGTAGTAAACTCCAAAGATGGAGATTAAAATTAGAGGAATATGACTACGACATAATATATCGCAAAGGTAAACTAAATTCAGCTGCTGATGCCCTCTCTCGATATCCTGTCAATCCTATCTATCCAAAAAATCATACCAACCTGAACCCTAATAATGATGAAATTCCTGACGATGACCTACAAAACCTTCTAATATCTCCTTCCAGCCTAGAAGCCGATCTAGCTGatcctgaaataaataacgaattaCTAGATTATTTGAATGATATGTTAGACAATGAATCTCCTGGAAAACAACCAGAACCACAACTTTCATCAAATCAAGAAAACCTCGAAATCTTACCTTCTTCTGTCCAGTCTGCACCTGAAAGTCCTCCTCTAGTACCTGAAAACTTACTTTCTGATCGAACTGCACCTGAAACTCCACCTTTAATACCCGAAGATTCACCTTCTTCTAACCAGACTACACCTGAAACTTCATCTATACAGTTCGGATCAGATGAAACCTATAATACTTTCCTAAAAGCATCCAAAAATGTACACGACACTCTTATTATAGAACATAATGAAAATCTACTTAAAACCACACAAAACCTcattattatacctacctcCATAGACTTGGATGAGTCTATGCCTTACATTCAGGAAATCATTAATAGTTGTTCAGAACCCGATCGGagtaatttcttaaaacatGAAAGGTCATTATTTACCTCTCTACCTCTCACTATTAGAAATAAGACTTACCTTTTCTCATTCACAAAAGTTCACCATTTTGACGACTTGTCCTACCCGgatatatttaaatccatAAAATATGTGCGGGACGAGATTATAATGACATACCCTACTATAAACGAAGTTAGCATAGCAGATTTTAGGAATCCCTTCGATAGACACTCCTTcgtaaaaatctataatattctCAGCTATCTTTTTGACGGAACCAATATTAAAATCcatatatatcataatgaTATCATATATCCttctttaaatgaaattcctaaaattttaaaagagaaCCATGACATCCCTATCGCCGGACACTTAGGATCTTCTAGAATGCTAAACCGTATAAATGATAGATATTATTGGAAAAACATGCGAAGTGACATAGAAAACTACGTAAAAAACTGTACATCCTGTCAAATAAACAAAGCCTTACGCAAAACAAACAGAGCTCCCATGATAATAACTTCCACTTCTACGTCACCATTCGAAAGATTGTCCATTGATATTGTAGGTCCTTTACCTGAATCCGGAACAGCCAAACTTAAATTCATTCTAACTATGCAAGACGATCTTACGAAATTCTCGCTAGCATATCCTCTTCGTAGTACTACTGCAGAAGAATCCTGCGAATGCCTGCtccatttcatttcattattcgGAATTCCTAAACATATACTCACTGACCAAGGCACCAACTTCACCGCAGACTTATTCAAGAAAACCTgcgaatttctaaaaataaaacagttgtGGTCCAGCCCTTATCATCCCCAAACACAAGGCGCCTTGGAAAGGTCACATTCTACTCTCAAAGAGTATTTAAAGTCATATGCCAATGAAAATCAAGACAACTGGCCCCGTTATGTCTACACAGCCATGTTAGCATATAATACCGCCGTACACTCTACCACACACTATTCACCTTACGAACTATTATTCGGGCACAAACCTCGCATTCCAGACTCCGTTTATGGTGACGCCTCTAGTGTTACTTACCCCGAATACGTAAAAATGTTGCAACATCGCCTAAGGCATTCTCGAAATAAAGCCTTAGCGCTCatacaaaaatctaaaattagttCTAAGACTTATTATGACAATCGTACTCGCCCAATAGAATACAAGGTTGGCGACTATGtattacttaaaaatcatCTTAGATTACGTAAAGCCTTATCACCTCTCTGGAAAGGCCCATATAAAATCGTCAAAGTCCATGGTAACCACACTTTatcattgttaataaataaaaggcaTGTAAAACATCACTTTGATGAGGTGAAACCTGTGGAAACTCACGAAGTTTAAATTAGGTTTAggtataagtttatattttagttacttatatagataggtactagGTCATACAGGTAAAACTAAGTAAAGTCTCTTTCCTTACAGCATACTGGCCCAAGGTCATCCGGAATTTATTCATCAAATCAACGTGAGCTCCGGAATTTACTTTGACCCTATCGGTGAACTTAAAATCCGTATGAGTCATTTAGACGTGGTCACCCCACTCGATATCTCGCACATTGAACCCCACTTGCAAAATATAAACTCAGTATTAGGTACAACACGCTACATATGTAACCAAATTAGATtagaaaaatcatataatttacaatgtaataaCCTGTTAGAACCCTTAACAATAAGATATCATGACATTGTCTCTGAATATTCCACTATTTCGCACTTAGTAAATAGAAGATCTAGAAGAGGAGCCTGGATAGGTGCCGTTGGTTCTCTCTCCAAAATCGTGTTTGGGACCCTTGATGAAAATGACGccataaaatatgacaatgcCATTCGAAATGTTCAAGATAACGAAAAAAGACTGAGCTcattaataaaagataatatccTAATAACATCTGAAgttttgacaaattttaataaaacattacaaagtATACAACTTAATGAGGTCAGCCTTAATCTAGTTATCGATAATTTCTcttcaacattaaaaaatattactttaatttcaAACGAATTAGTTGTAAAGAcgaatatagattttatactCAATAGTTTAGAAGCATCTATACTCACCTTATCATTCCACCTCGAAGACATAACAAAcgctattatttttagtagtcAAAACATCCTGCACCCGGCCGTATTACCGCCCACGCACTTATACCAAGAAATTGTCAATAATTACAGATACTTACCTGTAGACCTTAAGTTACCTGTAAGCTTAACATTaagtaacatacatattattacaaatgtatCC
Coding sequences:
- the LOC128680779 gene encoding uncharacterized protein LOC128680779, with the translated sequence MAEGRSTSPKPEISVTDTEEDTQGQLHPGPSTRSSKKKAAVIPKSEIELSTLLKFIKPFDGCREKLNSFLVNCNNAYEIASDTQKDILFKYILCQLQGKAETACSIKEFTNWHQLKEFLKTQFSERKHYAHLLTELQECKQQVTETVSQYALRIETCLSHLLTEISISHGHKSREMIGRSAAMEELALHHFQMGLTPRISNFVRSKSVKTLNEAINIAISEERIQQSLSKHSAPSSNQQSRQFIRRNQNPSSFKNNPITPRPNNNNSILVCRYCKNPGHTIEQCRKREFNNNRFKNPDQNYTRQPRVHFISDETSETNDDFLTNPEGGYDTVDSNQKNE